A single Oncorhynchus kisutch isolate 150728-3 linkage group LG19, Okis_V2, whole genome shotgun sequence DNA region contains:
- the LOC109910046 gene encoding transmembrane and coiled-coil domain protein 3 isoform X3 → MRRGGSESNLVSDGGVGLDFTKGRLAIDSLQQKILKVTEQIKVEQTARDQNVAEYLKLVNNADKQQVARIRQVFEKKNQKSAHSIAQLQRKLEQYHRRMKEEANGAKHPPRDARGEGGKEGQKDDSLRDVSSASARNPAMDKVKTIGPGVSLSPPFFFNKSREFANLIRNKFGSADNIAHMKSSMETGAGLQAEGGARALSGSATTIAKAKYPSDDECSIGTSVSADSNGNLAGGSGLGSGGGLGRSDSQGRLGEVLEEVREIREAQVQLAEDMESLKRQFKSDYSFITQTLQEERYRFERLEDQLNDLTELHQHETSNLKQELASIEEKVAYQAYERARDIQEALESCQTRVSKLELQQQQQQQTVQVENTDAKVLLGKCINIMLAIVTVILVCVSTAAKFTAPLLRSRVHLAFTCMGLSLLVVIWKNWEHLQCALERMLLPH, encoded by the exons ATGCGGCGGGGGGGCTCAGAGTCCAACCTGGTGTCTGACGGGGGCGTGGGCCTGGACTTCACTAAGGGCCGCCTGGCCATCGACAGCCTGCAGCAGAAGATACtcaag GTGACAGAGCAGATCAAGGTGGAACAGACAGCCAGGGACCAGAACGTGGCAGAGTACCTCAAACTGGTCAACAACGCTGACAAGCAGCAGGTGGCACGCATACGCCAG GTGTTTGAGAAGAAGAACCAGAAGTCTGCCCACAGCATCGCCCAGCTGCAGAGGAAGCTGGAGCAGTACCACCGTCGGATGAAGGAGGAGGCCAACGGGGCCAAGCACCCGCCCAGGGATGCCCGGGGGGAGGGGGGCAAGGAGGGCCAAAAGGACGACAGCCTGCGGGACGTCAGCTCGGCCAGCGCGCGCAACCCGGCAATGGACAAGGTCAAGACCATCGGCCCCGGGGTCTCCCTCTCGCCCCCCTTCTTCTTCAACAAGTCGCGGGAGTTCGCCAACCTCATCCGCAACAAGTTCGGCAGCGCCGACAACATCGCCCACATGAAGAGCTCCATGGAGACGGGGGCGGGGCTCCAGGCGGAAGGCGGGGCCCGGGCGCTGAGCGGCAGCGCCACCACAATTGCCAAGGCCAAGTACCCCAGCGACGACGAATGCTCCATAGGGACCTCTGTGTCGGCAGACTCCAACGGGAACCTTGCGGGGGGGTCGGGGTTGGGATCAGGGGGTGGGCTGGGGAGGTCGGACTCTCAGGGGAGGCTGGGGGAGGTGCTGGAGGAGGTCAGGGAGATTAGGGAGGCCCAGGTACAGCTGGCCGAGGACATGGAGTCACTGAAAAGACAGTTCAAGAGCGACTACAGCTTCATCACACAGACACTGCAGGAGGAGAGATATAG GTTTGAGCGGTTAGAGGACCAGTTAAATGACCTGACAGAGTTGCACCAGCATGAGACCAGTAACCTGAAGCAGGAGCTGGCCAGCATCGAGGAGAAGGTGGCTTACCAGGCCTACGAGAGAGCTAGGGACATccag GAGGCTCTGGAGTCGTGTCAGACGCGTGTCTCTAAGCTGGagctccagcagcagcagcagcagcagacggTACAGGTGGAGAACACAGACGCCAAGGTGCTGCTGGGGAAATGCATCAACATCATGCTGGCCATCGTCACGGTGATCCTGGTGTGTGTTTCCACGGCGGCCAAGTTCACCGCGCCCCTCCTGCGGAGCCGCGTGCACCTGGCTTTCACCTGCATGGGTTTGTCCCTACTGGTGGTCATCTGGAAGAACTGGGAGCACCTGCAGTGTGCCCTGGAACGCATGCTCCTCCCACACTGA
- the LOC109910046 gene encoding transmembrane and coiled-coil domain protein 3 isoform X1 — protein MPSADTVVDKSLSEVERYNICGEMAERGSDGNNILSLPVPMRRGGSESNLVSDGGVGLDFTKGRLAIDSLQQKILKVTEQIKVEQTARDQNVAEYLKLVNNADKQQVARIRQVFEKKNQKSAHSIAQLQRKLEQYHRRMKEEANGAKHPPRDARGEGGKEGQKDDSLRDVSSASARNPAMDKVKTIGPGVSLSPPFFFNKSREFANLIRNKFGSADNIAHMKSSMETGAGLQAEGGARALSGSATTIAKAKYPSDDECSIGTSVSADSNGNLAGGSGLGSGGGLGRSDSQGRLGEVLEEVREIREAQVQLAEDMESLKRQFKSDYSFITQTLQEERYRFERLEDQLNDLTELHQHETSNLKQELASIEEKVAYQAYERARDIQEALESCQTRVSKLELQQQQQQQTVQVENTDAKVLLGKCINIMLAIVTVILVCVSTAAKFTAPLLRSRVHLAFTCMGLSLLVVIWKNWEHLQCALERMLLPH, from the exons gcggAGCGCGGCAGCGATGGGAACAACATCCTCAGCCTCCCGGTACCGATGCGGCGGGGGGGCTCAGAGTCCAACCTGGTGTCTGACGGGGGCGTGGGCCTGGACTTCACTAAGGGCCGCCTGGCCATCGACAGCCTGCAGCAGAAGATACtcaag GTGACAGAGCAGATCAAGGTGGAACAGACAGCCAGGGACCAGAACGTGGCAGAGTACCTCAAACTGGTCAACAACGCTGACAAGCAGCAGGTGGCACGCATACGCCAG GTGTTTGAGAAGAAGAACCAGAAGTCTGCCCACAGCATCGCCCAGCTGCAGAGGAAGCTGGAGCAGTACCACCGTCGGATGAAGGAGGAGGCCAACGGGGCCAAGCACCCGCCCAGGGATGCCCGGGGGGAGGGGGGCAAGGAGGGCCAAAAGGACGACAGCCTGCGGGACGTCAGCTCGGCCAGCGCGCGCAACCCGGCAATGGACAAGGTCAAGACCATCGGCCCCGGGGTCTCCCTCTCGCCCCCCTTCTTCTTCAACAAGTCGCGGGAGTTCGCCAACCTCATCCGCAACAAGTTCGGCAGCGCCGACAACATCGCCCACATGAAGAGCTCCATGGAGACGGGGGCGGGGCTCCAGGCGGAAGGCGGGGCCCGGGCGCTGAGCGGCAGCGCCACCACAATTGCCAAGGCCAAGTACCCCAGCGACGACGAATGCTCCATAGGGACCTCTGTGTCGGCAGACTCCAACGGGAACCTTGCGGGGGGGTCGGGGTTGGGATCAGGGGGTGGGCTGGGGAGGTCGGACTCTCAGGGGAGGCTGGGGGAGGTGCTGGAGGAGGTCAGGGAGATTAGGGAGGCCCAGGTACAGCTGGCCGAGGACATGGAGTCACTGAAAAGACAGTTCAAGAGCGACTACAGCTTCATCACACAGACACTGCAGGAGGAGAGATATAG GTTTGAGCGGTTAGAGGACCAGTTAAATGACCTGACAGAGTTGCACCAGCATGAGACCAGTAACCTGAAGCAGGAGCTGGCCAGCATCGAGGAGAAGGTGGCTTACCAGGCCTACGAGAGAGCTAGGGACATccag GAGGCTCTGGAGTCGTGTCAGACGCGTGTCTCTAAGCTGGagctccagcagcagcagcagcagcagacggTACAGGTGGAGAACACAGACGCCAAGGTGCTGCTGGGGAAATGCATCAACATCATGCTGGCCATCGTCACGGTGATCCTGGTGTGTGTTTCCACGGCGGCCAAGTTCACCGCGCCCCTCCTGCGGAGCCGCGTGCACCTGGCTTTCACCTGCATGGGTTTGTCCCTACTGGTGGTCATCTGGAAGAACTGGGAGCACCTGCAGTGTGCCCTGGAACGCATGCTCCTCCCACACTGA
- the LOC109910046 gene encoding transmembrane and coiled-coil domain protein 3 isoform X2: MKKHFTTIPLIHVTEAERGSDGNNILSLPVPMRRGGSESNLVSDGGVGLDFTKGRLAIDSLQQKILKVTEQIKVEQTARDQNVAEYLKLVNNADKQQVARIRQVFEKKNQKSAHSIAQLQRKLEQYHRRMKEEANGAKHPPRDARGEGGKEGQKDDSLRDVSSASARNPAMDKVKTIGPGVSLSPPFFFNKSREFANLIRNKFGSADNIAHMKSSMETGAGLQAEGGARALSGSATTIAKAKYPSDDECSIGTSVSADSNGNLAGGSGLGSGGGLGRSDSQGRLGEVLEEVREIREAQVQLAEDMESLKRQFKSDYSFITQTLQEERYRFERLEDQLNDLTELHQHETSNLKQELASIEEKVAYQAYERARDIQEALESCQTRVSKLELQQQQQQQTVQVENTDAKVLLGKCINIMLAIVTVILVCVSTAAKFTAPLLRSRVHLAFTCMGLSLLVVIWKNWEHLQCALERMLLPH; encoded by the exons gcggAGCGCGGCAGCGATGGGAACAACATCCTCAGCCTCCCGGTACCGATGCGGCGGGGGGGCTCAGAGTCCAACCTGGTGTCTGACGGGGGCGTGGGCCTGGACTTCACTAAGGGCCGCCTGGCCATCGACAGCCTGCAGCAGAAGATACtcaag GTGACAGAGCAGATCAAGGTGGAACAGACAGCCAGGGACCAGAACGTGGCAGAGTACCTCAAACTGGTCAACAACGCTGACAAGCAGCAGGTGGCACGCATACGCCAG GTGTTTGAGAAGAAGAACCAGAAGTCTGCCCACAGCATCGCCCAGCTGCAGAGGAAGCTGGAGCAGTACCACCGTCGGATGAAGGAGGAGGCCAACGGGGCCAAGCACCCGCCCAGGGATGCCCGGGGGGAGGGGGGCAAGGAGGGCCAAAAGGACGACAGCCTGCGGGACGTCAGCTCGGCCAGCGCGCGCAACCCGGCAATGGACAAGGTCAAGACCATCGGCCCCGGGGTCTCCCTCTCGCCCCCCTTCTTCTTCAACAAGTCGCGGGAGTTCGCCAACCTCATCCGCAACAAGTTCGGCAGCGCCGACAACATCGCCCACATGAAGAGCTCCATGGAGACGGGGGCGGGGCTCCAGGCGGAAGGCGGGGCCCGGGCGCTGAGCGGCAGCGCCACCACAATTGCCAAGGCCAAGTACCCCAGCGACGACGAATGCTCCATAGGGACCTCTGTGTCGGCAGACTCCAACGGGAACCTTGCGGGGGGGTCGGGGTTGGGATCAGGGGGTGGGCTGGGGAGGTCGGACTCTCAGGGGAGGCTGGGGGAGGTGCTGGAGGAGGTCAGGGAGATTAGGGAGGCCCAGGTACAGCTGGCCGAGGACATGGAGTCACTGAAAAGACAGTTCAAGAGCGACTACAGCTTCATCACACAGACACTGCAGGAGGAGAGATATAG GTTTGAGCGGTTAGAGGACCAGTTAAATGACCTGACAGAGTTGCACCAGCATGAGACCAGTAACCTGAAGCAGGAGCTGGCCAGCATCGAGGAGAAGGTGGCTTACCAGGCCTACGAGAGAGCTAGGGACATccag GAGGCTCTGGAGTCGTGTCAGACGCGTGTCTCTAAGCTGGagctccagcagcagcagcagcagcagacggTACAGGTGGAGAACACAGACGCCAAGGTGCTGCTGGGGAAATGCATCAACATCATGCTGGCCATCGTCACGGTGATCCTGGTGTGTGTTTCCACGGCGGCCAAGTTCACCGCGCCCCTCCTGCGGAGCCGCGTGCACCTGGCTTTCACCTGCATGGGTTTGTCCCTACTGGTGGTCATCTGGAAGAACTGGGAGCACCTGCAGTGTGCCCTGGAACGCATGCTCCTCCCACACTGA